The Enhydrobacter sp. sequence AGGATCGCGGCCGTTCGATCCATGACCGCAGGGGAAACGATGTCTACGGGCCCGAATTCCGGCAAGAACCGCAAGAAAGTCCTGATCGTCGGCCGCATGCCGCAGGCCGGCCTCGACGTGCTGAAGAAGCGCGACGATGTCGAATACGAGATCCTGACCGACGATTCGGTTTCCTCGCTGCATCCCAGGCTCAAGGACGCCAACGCCGTCACGCTCGGCGCCACGCCCTTCCGCCAGGCCGAGCTCGACGCCGCGCCCGGCATGATGGTGGTGGCGCGCCTGGGGGTCGGCTTCGACGCGGTCGAAATTCCCGCACTCAACAAGCGCAGGATTCCGCTCATGACGACCGGCATCGCCAACTCGGTCTCGGTCGCCGAGCATGCGATGTACATGATGCTGGCGGCGGCGCGGCTCACCAGGAAGCACGACCGCTTCGTGCGCGAGGGTGGCTGGGGCCAGCGTCTTTCCGATCTGCCGGCCGATCTGTCGGGCAAGTCGGTGCTGGTGGTCGGCATGGGCCGCATCGGCTCGCGCACGGCGAAGCGCTGCGTCGCCTTCGAGATGGAGACCTACGTGCTCGACCCCAACATCTCCGAGGCCGAGATCAGGAAGGCCGGCGCCATCAAGGTGACGGACCTCAAGGCGGTCCTGCCCAAGGTCGATTTCGTCTCCGTCCACTGCCCCAAGTCACCGGAGACGGTGAACATGTTCAATGCCGAGACGCTCGGCCTGATGAAGCCCGATGCGTTCCTGGTGAACACCGCCCGCGGCGGCATCGTGAACGAGGAGGCGCTCTACAACGCGCTCAGCACCGGCAAGCTGCGCGGCGCCGGCCTCGACGTGCTCGACCGCGAGCCGCCCGATCCCAAGAACAAGCTGTTCGCGCTCGAGAACGTCATCTTCAGCCCGCACATGGCAGGCGTCACCAAGGAGGCGAGCGACCGCATGGCCGTCACGGCCGTCGAGAACATCCTGTCGGTGTTCGACGGCCGGCCCAACGCCGCCAACGTCGTGAACAAGGAAGTCCTGTCGGCCTGAGAGCAAGCGCAACGGCTATCTCGTGTCATCCCGAACGAAGGGATCTTTAATAGCGCAAACAAAAGATCTCTCGCTGCGCTCGGGAGACACTGCAGGTGCGCGGCAAAGCTTTACCCGGCCAGCAGATCGTCGATCTCGGCGTCGG is a genomic window containing:
- a CDS encoding hydroxyacid dehydrogenase, translated to MSTGPNSGKNRKKVLIVGRMPQAGLDVLKKRDDVEYEILTDDSVSSLHPRLKDANAVTLGATPFRQAELDAAPGMMVVARLGVGFDAVEIPALNKRRIPLMTTGIANSVSVAEHAMYMMLAAARLTRKHDRFVREGGWGQRLSDLPADLSGKSVLVVGMGRIGSRTAKRCVAFEMETYVLDPNISEAEIRKAGAIKVTDLKAVLPKVDFVSVHCPKSPETVNMFNAETLGLMKPDAFLVNTARGGIVNEEALYNALSTGKLRGAGLDVLDREPPDPKNKLFALENVIFSPHMAGVTKEASDRMAVTAVENILSVFDGRPNAANVVNKEVLSA